The genomic window GTGTTTTTGGGTGTCTTGCGATTTTTCAGTATTATCCATGATGATTCCCATAAGACCTTATCAAGTTTAGAGGTTAAGCGAAAGCTCCGGTTTGATATTTTTTGCGGATTTTATCACGGAGCCGGATGGCTACGATATTTAATCCTATAATAATCAAAATCAATAAAAGGGTCGTCGTATAAACCATTGGTTTAGAGGCCTCTACATTTGGTGACTGGAAACCAACGTCGAATATATGAAAACCCAGGTGCATGAATTTACGATCCAAATGGAAGAAGGGGAAAGTTAAATCTACTGGCAATTCAGGGGCGAGCTTTACTACCCCGGTAATCATGAGTGGTGCCACTTCACCAGCCCCACGGGCCATGGAAAGGATAATCCCGGTCAGAATCCCCGGGACACTCGCTGGTAAAACGACACGGCAAATTGTCTGGAATTTTGATGCGCCAAGGGCGAGCGAACCCTCACGAGCACCGCGCGGTACGGCGGCAATGGATTCTTCCGTAGCAACAATGACGACGGGAACGGTTAGTAGGGCCAGAGTGAGTGAGGCCCAAAGGATGCCTCCTGTACCAAATGTCGGTGTCGGCAAATAATCAGAAAAGAATAACTGGTCCATAGTACCTCCGACAAAATAGACGAAAAAGCCGAGTCCGAAAACACCAAAAACGATCGAGGGGACACCGGCCAAGTTATTGATAGCGATCCGTACCGCCCGGACAAATGGCCCTTGACTGGCGTATTCACGCAGGTAAAAGGCTGCCAAAACGCCAAAGGGAGTAACTGCGAGACTCATCAGCACCGTCATGACCACAGTACCGAAAATGGCGGGGAATACCCCCCCCTCTTGATTGGACTCACGGGGGTCATCAAAGATAAATCCCCAGACTTGCCTGACATAAAAAATGCATTTTTCAAATACACTCATGTTATTCGGCTGCCATGCTTCCACAATATTCAAAAGCGGAATGACTTTTTCCCGCCCGTCGGCCGTTTTAAATACCCCAGAATAATCGTCTGCCTCATCCAAGATTTTTTGCGCTTTATCCTTCAATGTCTGGAACTCTTCATTTTTTGCCACCATGAACTGGTTATACTCTTCAATTTTCGACACCTGTTCAGCAGTAGGATGAGTGTTACGCTTTAATTTATTTAGCTGGATGGTAGCTTCTTTGATTTCGTGACTGATCTCCCCGATCTCATGTTCTTTAATTGCTTCCGCCGCTTTCCTTTTCCGGTTTACCAAGGGTAATTCTTTGAGTAAACGCTCCCATGCCTGTCCCCCAGTCGCGATGACGTCATCATTGATTTTAAAGGATTCCATGAACCCATAAAAATTACCATATTCCATCCGTTCTAAGGCTACGCCCAGTTTCGGTTTCATGATGCCGGAGATATTTTCATCGCGGTACCACACAAAGTCAGCCGCATAGATATCACGGTTGCCGACACGAAATTGTGTTTCCGGAATCAAGCGGATACCTTTGCCCTCGGGGATCTCCTCACGGAGAGTGTCGTGCGCCATGAGGATACCCATGACCTTCTGGGTGGATTCCCCGTCCTTGAGGGTAAATTCCGTCAAATCTTTGGGCCAAAAAAATCCCGCCCCATTCGAGACGATAACAAATAACAAACCGACAATCATGATCAGAGCGACCGATAAACACGCCCCGGTGAGCCAAAGCCAATGTTCACCACGCCCGAAAAATTTTCCAAGGGGAAGGGAACCTGTCTGTATTATTTTTTTATTCGAATCAGGATTCATAAATAGTTTTTAAATATTAAACAGCTTTGTATTTTTCGCGTAACCTTTGACGGATCACTTCCGCAAAGGTATTCACCGTAAAAGTCAGGATAAAGAGCAACATGGCGGCGACAAAAAGCACACGGTAATGGGTTTCCCCGACTGGAGCTTCAGGGATTTCAACCGCGATATTAGCAGAAAGTGTGCGCATCCCGTTAAAGGGGCTGAAACTCATAATCGGTGTATTCCCCGTGGCCATCAAAACAATCATCGTCTCACCGACTGCCCGGCCGAAACCGATCATCACGGCGGAAAATACCCCCGGGCTGGCTGTCGGCAGGATCACTCGCGTGGCCGTTTGCCATGGACTGGCTCCCATCGCGTATGACGCGGAGGTAAAGGATTTTGGCACATTCGAAAAGGCATCCTCGGAAATGGTGAAGATAATCGGGATCACGGCAAAACCCATCGCTAATCCGATCACAATACAATTCCTTTGCTCCACCTGTTCGCCGATGGCGCTAAAAATCCATTGGCGGATATCCCCCCCGAAATACGCAAAGTCCATAAAGACACCCACTTTATAACTCAGGAATGCCGCGATGAGTGTCGTCACGATAATGGCAACCAAGTCTACACCTGGGGGTATATTCATTTTGATTTTGATCGGTATTTTATTCCAGAGGAGAGCGGCAATCACTGTCCCTACGGGGATAAAGATCGAAAATAAAAAAATCATGACTAACTTATTTTCAAGTAGGGGGGCCAACCATAAACCGGCGAGGAATCCAATCACCACACTCGGCAGGGCCGCCATGATTTCAATCGTAGGTTTGACATAGGTCTTTATCGACGGGTGCATGAATTGGGATGTGTAAAGGGCCCCGAAGACGGCTATTGGTATGGCAAATAAAAGCCCGTAGAAGGCCCCTTTGAGTGTCCCTACAAAAAGCGGGGTGAGGCTGAATTTCGGCTCAAAGTCATCGGTTCCGCCGGAGGATTGCCAGGAGAATTCGGGTTTATCATAACCTTCATACCAGACTTTCCCGAAAAGTGTTTTTAGGCTGATTTCTGGATAAGGCACATGTATGTCAAAAGATTCAAAAGAACCTGTCCCCGAGAGGGCTAATATCTGGGTGAGCTTCGGAGCGTAAGCCGCCAAGGCGACCGGCCCGGAAATCTCCAAATCCAATAGGCGCCTGTCTGATGTCGAAAAATTTAGGGCTACATGGCCGTTATCCGAGCCTGCTATAAAAGCTTTATTACGCGCTGAAGGGACAATCGTCGTGATGGATCCACCGATTGATTCGAACTTATGGATCGGCTGGATCTTGCGCATCCAGTCACCTTCTTTGGCGCGGACACCGAACCAACCCTCCGTTGTTCCATCGTTAAAACCAAAAACCACGGTGACATCACCGATCAAAAATTCCATGGCTGTAATTTTCCGGTTTACTCCGGATTCATTCACAAAACTATCATAGGTGGCATACGGTTGTGTGAGGTCATTCTCCAGATAGAACTGGTAGAGGATATTTTTGTCCGTAACGACAAAAAGTTTCTCACTGAAACGGTCAATGGCGATTTGGTTGATTTTGCCATCAAAGGCATAATCAACTGCCGTGGCGCTGGGTGCTGCCCCCGATTGAGATTCACGGTCAGTCGAAGCGGCTTCCCCTTCTAATAGCCCTTGGTTCTGCTCCATGAGCTCCACTGCGTCCAATGTCATTTTACCGAAATATACTTTTTGCTCGGCCGTAACCGCAGCATAAACCATTTCCCCTTCTGATGACACTCGTCCGAAGACTTTTTGAATCGGGGCCTTTGTCCCTGGGATGGTAATCATCCCGTATTCCTTAAGGGTGGGGGTGACGATCCGTGAGCCTGTGGACAGGTCGGGGGTGAAGCTGACTTTTGCCAGCAACACATGGCCGTCAGACGTCCCCAAAAAGAGATAGTCAAAGGCTGGTGTGCGGTAAGCGCAGGAAATTTGTTTGCCCGCTAATTTCGTAAAGGGTAGAGCATTGATCATTTGACCTTTCTGGAGGTCATAAAAATCCACTTGGGCGGACTCGCCTTCTACAAAGTAGGCAAAGGTCTGGTATTCATCGACTCCCATAATGAGTGGAGTATGAGGAGCTGCAAATTGTTTTATTTCAGTTTTTACGAGAGGCTCCGCAGTCCCGGGGAGCCAGAGGGGGATCGTTTCTTTCCCAATAAAGAGGAAAATCAGGGCGACAACAAGAATGACTAATATGCCGCCGGACTTAATAATGAAATTGGCTAATTTGTCGATAATCTTGACCCGCCGAGTTACCTTCGGGTCGATTATGACAAATTTTTTGAATTTTGTTTCAGGGGCGATGGTACTCATACAAGTTCGTTTGATCGAGATTTTACAGTCCGAGTCTTTTCCTTAGTCAAAATGATACACTCACCTTTATAAAAAGGGGTTTGGCCATTGGACCGACCAAACCCCCTAAACCTAACCACTGCATAACACGAGGTTAAAAAAAACTATTTACAACTGCTGGATGTCAAGAATTCGTTAGACTGTTTGGTGGTCAGAGGGAAATATCCATCTTTAACCACAACTTCTTGACCTTGTTTGGAGAGAACATAACGGATGAACTCTTTAGTCAATGGATCAACTCCGGTCGGAGGGGCATTGATATAGACGTAGAGGTAACGGGCGATCGGGTACTTGAATGATTCACATGATCTTTGAGTCAATGTTACTGGTTCGCCTTTGTCAGCGATAGCCAATGCTTTGACACCGGAAGTCTTGTAACCGATACCGCTGTAACCCACTGCACCGAGTTCTTTTTCTATACCTTGGACGACGGAGGCTGAGCCGGGTTGCTCTTTCACAGAGGAGGAATAATCCCCGCCTTTGAGAGCGACATCTTTAAAGAAGCCATAAGTACCGGAGGCACTATTACGTCCGAAAAGTGAAATCGGACGATTGGCCCATTCACCGGTTAATCCCAAATCACCCCATGTCCTAGAGGCTTTACCACCACGTTTGTAGGTGCTGGAGAAGATTGTATCGACTTGTTGGAGGGTCAAGCTCTCAAGCGGATTGTCCTTATTCACATAAACGGCCAGACCATCAATGGCGACACCGACTAGGCGGGGTTTATAACCGTATGCCTTTTCGAATTCATCGACTTCAGATGCCTTCATCTTCCGGCTCATAGGTCCGAGCTGGGCTGTTCCCTTAATCAAAGCGGGGGGTGCAGTCGATGATCCTTTACCTTCGATTTCGATATTGACGTTAGGATAATATTTTCTGAATCCTTCAGCCCAAAGGGTCATGAGATTATTTAATGTATCAGAACCCATGGAAGCCAATTTTCCGGAAATGCCGGATTGTGTCTTGTAATTATAATGCCCTGAATCAATCGTGATTTTCCCGACTTCAGCGGCATTAAGCGATGTAGCAGCGAGGGCGAAAGTCGCAAAACCAACAGTGCGTATAAATTTTTTGATCATATTTTCTCTTTTTTAAGGTTAGTAGAGTATTTTTTGGTTATATCAGCAGGGGGCTAATGAAATAACCCCCTGCCCATATTTTATCAAGTAATTAGAATTTTACGATAATATCCAGCTGGAGACGACCCACTTCAGTCGCGGGCTGGGCGAAAGTCGCACCGTATTGGCGTGGGTTCTCACGAATGTCGGAAACAAGAAAGTACCTTGC from Verrucomicrobiota bacterium includes these protein-coding regions:
- the pstA gene encoding phosphate ABC transporter permease PstA, whose protein sequence is MNPDSNKKIIQTGSLPLGKFFGRGEHWLWLTGACLSVALIMIVGLLFVIVSNGAGFFWPKDLTEFTLKDGESTQKVMGILMAHDTLREEIPEGKGIRLIPETQFRVGNRDIYAADFVWYRDENISGIMKPKLGVALERMEYGNFYGFMESFKINDDVIATGGQAWERLLKELPLVNRKRKAAEAIKEHEIGEISHEIKEATIQLNKLKRNTHPTAEQVSKIEEYNQFMVAKNEEFQTLKDKAQKILDEADDYSGVFKTADGREKVIPLLNIVEAWQPNNMSVFEKCIFYVRQVWGFIFDDPRESNQEGGVFPAIFGTVVMTVLMSLAVTPFGVLAAFYLREYASQGPFVRAVRIAINNLAGVPSIVFGVFGLGFFVYFVGGTMDQLFFSDYLPTPTFGTGGILWASLTLALLTVPVVIVATEESIAAVPRGAREGSLALGASKFQTICRVVLPASVPGILTGIILSMARGAGEVAPLMITGVVKLAPELPVDLTFPFFHLDRKFMHLGFHIFDVGFQSPNVEASKPMVYTTTLLLILIIIGLNIVAIRLRDKIRKKYQTGAFA
- a CDS encoding ABC transporter permease subunit, translating into MSTIAPETKFKKFVIIDPKVTRRVKIIDKLANFIIKSGGILVILVVALIFLFIGKETIPLWLPGTAEPLVKTEIKQFAAPHTPLIMGVDEYQTFAYFVEGESAQVDFYDLQKGQMINALPFTKLAGKQISCAYRTPAFDYLFLGTSDGHVLLAKVSFTPDLSTGSRIVTPTLKEYGMITIPGTKAPIQKVFGRVSSEGEMVYAAVTAEQKVYFGKMTLDAVELMEQNQGLLEGEAASTDRESQSGAAPSATAVDYAFDGKINQIAIDRFSEKLFVVTDKNILYQFYLENDLTQPYATYDSFVNESGVNRKITAMEFLIGDVTVVFGFNDGTTEGWFGVRAKEGDWMRKIQPIHKFESIGGSITTIVPSARNKAFIAGSDNGHVALNFSTSDRRLLDLEISGPVALAAYAPKLTQILALSGTGSFESFDIHVPYPEISLKTLFGKVWYEGYDKPEFSWQSSGGTDDFEPKFSLTPLFVGTLKGAFYGLLFAIPIAVFGALYTSQFMHPSIKTYVKPTIEIMAALPSVVIGFLAGLWLAPLLENKLVMIFLFSIFIPVGTVIAALLWNKIPIKIKMNIPPGVDLVAIIVTTLIAAFLSYKVGVFMDFAYFGGDIRQWIFSAIGEQVEQRNCIVIGLAMGFAVIPIIFTISEDAFSNVPKSFTSASYAMGASPWQTATRVILPTASPGVFSAVMIGFGRAVGETMIVLMATGNTPIMSFSPFNGMRTLSANIAVEIPEAPVGETHYRVLFVAAMLLFILTFTVNTFAEVIRQRLREKYKAV
- a CDS encoding PstS family phosphate ABC transporter substrate-binding protein — its product is MIKKFIRTVGFATFALAATSLNAAEVGKITIDSGHYNYKTQSGISGKLASMGSDTLNNLMTLWAEGFRKYYPNVNIEIEGKGSSTAPPALIKGTAQLGPMSRKMKASEVDEFEKAYGYKPRLVGVAIDGLAVYVNKDNPLESLTLQQVDTIFSSTYKRGGKASRTWGDLGLTGEWANRPISLFGRNSASGTYGFFKDVALKGGDYSSSVKEQPGSASVVQGIEKELGAVGYSGIGYKTSGVKALAIADKGEPVTLTQRSCESFKYPIARYLYVYINAPPTGVDPLTKEFIRYVLSKQGQEVVVKDGYFPLTTKQSNEFLTSSSCK